The DNA region TCGAGCTCGAATTGAAACAGATGATGCTCGAGAGCAAGGAGCAGGCAGAGAAGATCATCTTCGAAGCAAAAGAGCGCGCGCTCCTCACCGAGGACCAGTCGCGCGCGGAGGCCAAAGAAAGAGAGGACAAGCTCCAGAAGACCGAGGAGCGCTTAGTGAAGAAAGAGGAGCTCCTGGACAACCGCCAGCTCGACATCGACAAGGAGGTGGAGCATATCAAGGGCAAGATTGCGGAGATAAAGGAGATCAAAGACCGCGCCGATGCGCTTGAGGCAGGCAAACTCACCGAGCTCTCCAAGATAAGCAACCTCTCCCCTGAAGAGGCCAGAGCGGCGCTCTTCGAGAAACTTGAGAAGGAATACGAGGAGGACCTCCAGGTACGCTCGCAGAAACTCGAGCTCTTTAGCGCTGAAAAGCTCGACCGTAGAGCCAAGGAGATCCTCATCGCCTCCATCCATCGCTTGGGTAATTCCGTAGCGACGGACACCATGGCCACCTCCGTGCCCATCCCCTCGGACGACCTCAAAGGCAAGATCATCGGCAAGGAAGGGCGGAATATAAAAGCGTTTGAGCGCGCTACCGGCGTAGAAGTCCTCATCGACGATACACCGGGGATGATTACCCTCTCCTCCTTTGACCCGGTACGCCGCCAGATCGCGCGAGTCGCGCTCGAAGCCCTGGTCGCCGACGGCCGGATACAACCAGCCAAGATAGAAGAAGTGGTGGAAAAGGCAAAAGCGGACGCCAACCAGACAATAAAGGAGAAGGGTGAGCAGGCTGCGTACGAATGCGGCGTATTCAACCTCGACCCCCGACTCGTCTCCATCCTCGGACGCCTCCACTACCGCACGAGCTATGGCCAGAACGTGCTGCAGCACTCTATAGAGATGGCCCACATCGCGGGCGTGATGGCAGCAGAACTCGGCGCAAATGTCGCCGTCGCCAAAGCCGGTTCCCTCCTCCACGACATCGGTAAGGCCGTGGATCACGAGGTACAGGGCACGCACGTAGAGATCGGCCGCCGCATACTTGAGAAATTCGGCGTATCCAAGGAGATCATCCAAGCCATGCAGGCCCATCACGAGGAGTATCCTTACGAAACAGTGGAATCCATCATCGTACAGGTAGCGGATGCCATCTCCGGCGGTCGTCCCGGCGCTCGCCGCGATTCCGTGGAGAACTACCTCAAGCGCCTAGGCGACCTGGAAAGCATCGCCAACAGCTTCCCTGGGGTGGAGAAGACCTACGCCATCCAGGCGGGACGCGAAGTGCGCGTATTCGTCTACCCAGACCAGGTTTCCGACCTGGAAGCTCGTACTTTGGCCAGAAATATCGCTCTACGCATAGAGAATGAGCTCAAATACCCAGGAGAGATCAAGGTCAACGTAATCCGCGAGGCTCGCAGCATCGAGTTCGCGCGTTAAGGACGCCAGAGACCCTTCCCGGGGCACGGATTTCATGACCAGGGAAGGACTATTGCGTGAAAAATGGCTTAGGATATACTAGTTTTAAAGGTCGAACATAATTCATCTTCTATCTATGAACAAACAATCTATTGTTGAAGCAGTTCACGAGAAGCTCGGCGGCACCAAGGTGCAGGCAGAGATGGCAGTCGATACTATCCTCGATTGTGTCACCAGCACTCTCAAGAAGGGCGACGAAGTTTCGATCGCCGGTCTCGGCATCTTCTCGGTGAAGACTCGCGCAGCGCGCCAGGCTCGTAACCCGCGCACCGGCGAGACGCTTCAGGTGAAAGCTATGCGCGTTCCGAAGTTCCGCCCCGCAAAGGCGCTCAAGGACGCGGTTAAGTAATCTCCTATTTTTCTCCGGAGAACGCAAAAGGCTCGTCACTCGACGAGCCTTTTGCGTTCTCCGCGTTCACTCCTCTCCCCCTTTCCAGAACGACAGGAATTAAGGTTGCCATAATCTATGCATTGCGTTAAACATACTCGAGAGAAAGGAGGGTCTGATGCCCCAAGAGACGACGTTTGGCAAACTGGGCCAGTTGGACGTTTTCGCAGCCCAGTCAGGTACGGTTCTGTATTGCAAAACCTCAGTGAATTCCGCGCACGAGATAGTGAGGATGCCCGGAACGAATGAGCACCACGCTCCTCCCCACACGAAAATTTTGCCTCACGAGGACGCAGTGGTACTGAGGCTCACCCCAGAAGAAGCCCAGGAGCGTCTCGCGCTCCGTGATCCCGAGCCACCCTAACGGCTCGGGATCTTATATTTACACACCCTTAGTGCGGGATAGCGGAATCGAACCGCTGCTAGCAGTTTGGAAAACTGCAGTTCTACCATTAAACTAATCCCGCTTTTGGAACCCCCGCACTATACCAGCGCCTCTCCGCTCTCGCAATTCTCCATGAGTCCGATAATGCTATGATGGCTCTATGACTATCGGTGCGATCTTCTCCTTCCTCGCGAGCCTCATTTTCTCCTTCCTCGGGGGCCTGATCCCCTTCCCTGCAATAGAAAGCGGCACTCGTGCCGTCGCTACTACAAGCTCACAGATAGTAGCCGCTGCCACAAGCACGCCTCCGAAGGTGGCCCCCAATAAATCCCTCCCGGTCGCCGCAGGCACAGGCAAGCCTCTTACCCCCTCTACCCCCGCCCCCTCGACTCCGACCCCTTCGGTACCCGTCGTTGCCAAGATTTCCATAAACGAGCTCCATGCAAAAGCCGCTCCAGCACTAGTGAACATCTTCTGTACCACCAAACGCGACGGATCATTGAAGCCCATCACCGCAAGCGGGATGATCATAAGCCCGAAAGGAGTCATCCTCACTAATGCGCACGCCGCGCAGTATTACCTCCTCAAGGATTATCGGGAACCCGGCTTCATCGATTGCATCGTGCGCACCGGGAGCCCCGCCACAGCCACCTACCGTGCTTCCCTCCTCTACCTCTCCCCTCCCTGGATCTCCGAGAACAAGAGCATGATCACTGCGGAGAAACAGCTCGGCACCGGCGAGAACGACTTCGCCCTCCTCCTCATCACCGATACCACCAATGGCTCCCCGCTTCCCTCTTCCTTCCCCTTTGTACCGCTCGCCTCAGACGACGCAGACATAATGGATCATCCTACGGCCAACTACCTCCTCGCAGGCTACCCTGCAGGCTTCCTCGGCGGCAGCGCCATCGTGAACGATCTCTACCAGATCAGCACTACCGGACAGGTAAAGCAGGTGTACACTTTCCACGACGACACCTCCGACCTTCTCTCCTTCGGAGGTTCTCTCCTCGCCCAGCGTGGCGCCTCGGGAGGCGCGGCTATAAGCGAAATAGGCGGCAAGATAGCGGGTATCATCGTAACCACGAGCGAAGCCAAGGAAACTCAAGATCGCGACCTCCACATCGTCACCGGCAGCCATATCCATCGCAGCTTCCGCGCGAATATGGGCATGACGCTCGGTAATTTCCTCAACGGAGATCTCTCTGCTCAGCTCCGTGACTTCACCTCATACGTAGCTCCTGGTCTCACTGCACAGCTAGTAGAAGTACTGCAGAAATAGTTATTTGCTCTTCCCTAACCTCTTTACGCGTCGATACCCTGTATACAGAGCCCCCGCAGCAAGAACCATCGCTCCTATCTGGAGAGGCAGCGGCGCTTGCGCCGCATAGGCAAAAACAAAAGCAAAAGGAATGACACCGATAAGAGTGGCCAATGCGTAGGTGGTAAATCCGACCGAAGTAAAGAGACCTATCGCGTAACTCAAGATGTCTACGGGCACGGCCATACGCAGAAAAGCAATATTCCAGAAGACATAACGTTCGGGCAAGATTTTTTCATACTCCCCCACCCTTTCCATATTCACAAACCGCGCCGCAAGCGGACGGCCGTAACGTCGTGCAATAAAGAAGGCAATTAGCGAGCCTAGCCACCACGCCAAGATACTGAGGAGCGCCGTCGCAAACGGTCCCCACAATGCTGCGGCTATCGGAATAAGTGGAACTGTGTTTACCGGAGCGATTACGGTCGACAGGGTCCCGGCAGCGACGTACACCGCCATCCCCCATATTCCGAAATCGAGATAGCGCGATATCTCTCCGGAAAATCTCTGCGAGAGAATAGCTCCAACAATGAAGAATACTGCGAGTATGACTATACCGATGATTTCTTTATACTGCGCTCGCATTAGGAGGATACTTTACCCAATCGAGTACAAGTCTCACTCGAGGCTCTCCATCGCCAAAATAATTAGGCATTATTTCTCCCTCCTGTTTAAAACCAAAGGAGGTATAGAGTTTTAGAGAACGTTCGTTGTTCGGGTGAGTAACAAGATCGACCTTTTTTATATTTTTCAACTTTTCAAGAACAAGACCAAGCGCTTCCCTACCTATTCCCTGTCCTTGAAAATCAGGGTGAGTCACCAACCCTGATATATAAGCATGGTCAGTAGTTTTCATTTGAAAGGCCACACTGCCGACGAGCCTTCCTTCTTTATAAACAAGATAAATTTCGTTTTCTGCAATCTCTTTCCGCGCTTCTTCGAGATTCTCTATCCCCGAGTACGTCTTAACCCTCGAGCCCTCGTTGGGTGTCACAGCCTTTTCCAAGGCCATGAAGTCTTCCATATCAGCCTCGGTGGCTCTCCGTAGTAAAAGAGCTGGCTTTCCTTTGCGCTCAGGAGACGACTGAGATTCTTCCATATGGTCGGGGCGCCGGGATTCGAACCCGGAGTCATCTGTACCCAAAACAGACATGTTAGCCGTTACACCACGCCCCGTTAACGAACACAGGCATACTAGCACGTTCTCTTCCCTATTCCCTACCCCGCCCCGAGCTTAAAGGACAGCATTCCCAGTAGGTCGCGCTTTGGCTTTCTTGGAAATCAAGTCAAGATAGGCTCTATCCCTTGCAAGTAGTTGATAAGCTGGTTATAAGCTATAATAACTAAGCGCTTAGATAGAGACTCTTTTTAGTACGAAAACGCAAAGTGCCCCGTCACCCAGCGAAGGTTTAACGGGACACAATGCCAGTTTACTTACTCACTCACTATGGAGGCTCGACCTCCACAATAAGCGTAATCGTTATGATTACAGCCATATTTGGTGTTTTTTTAATACACACAGTTACGACTATCTGTGCCGACGGGTTAGTCCCGCCGTGCTGGTTACAGCAGTGTTCGCCGCCACACAGATTTCAGTAAGTACTGAAGCTATACTGCTCGTCCTTGACGTTTAAAGCAATAGTTAGTGCTGTATATATCATGGGGATAGCTACTTGCAAGGGATAGTCCCTGTCAAGATCCACCGTCACCACATCTACCTGCCCCAATATCCAGCATATTCTCAGAGGCAGAGTCGTAAATAGCCCCAAGTAAGCTTCTTTGTCTTCCGCGAACGCCCATTACCCTCCCCTGTTCCACATGTAACCCTTTCACAGGAAACACTCGCCGAAGCACAGGAAACCATCTTACCCCCGCAAAACACAGGATTCTCCCCTTCTTGGCTACGCCATCTATCAATCCTTACCTCTTAAGGTGGTTCCTGAAGAATGTACCAGGCCCCTCTTCTTTAGGAATTAAGCTTCCGCCCATCTTTTTCTACTTAATTTCCCACGGAATGGGTTGTCCCACCCTCTTAACCTACAGTCATAATTCAGGGACTATCCCCTCATAGGGAGTAAAACCCTCTAAAACCACACCCTGTAACCACTAAAAATGGCTACACAACAGGCCCTTTCGGGCGGTTTTCCTTCAGTACGCGTAATTCTGCCAGAAGGTTATCGGTTACTACGGTCAGAATACGATACAGATTTCCGAGACTTTCAGAATCAGCTACTCTCGCGATGGCTTCTAAAGCGCGGGCTCTCGTTTCAAGAATATAGGGATCTTGAAGCGCAAAAGTCTTCTTACCCTCCGACTCCAGAAACTCCTCTAAAGCGGCTCTAGAACGAATATACTCATCAAAGGGGGTCATAAAATGGCTCTATTACTAGATAAATTGACTGCTACAGGGGTGTTTTAAGGTTCACACAAAGCCTCCTTTCGGAGGCTAGGTATCTTATCTTCTGTTTGATTCTCTCAAGATAAGGAGGATGAGAAGTAGGGTTATATAGTCCACTTTAGGGCTATATGGCAACCCAAAACACAACGACTGGTAGCCCGCCCGCGACAGGAAGACTACCTCTAAAACTGTAACACATATACCCCCTTGCAAGGGATAGTCCCTCATAATTCATATCAGAAGTTACATGTGAAATGGTTTATACCTCGTTTCACGTGAAACTTATTATTCACAAGAACCGGAAGCAGAAAGGACACAATAACCTGGCCTGTAGCCATATTTATCTATAATTTAGGCCAAATTATCAAAGACAAAAGGACAGTCTTATACCCACCATCCACAGGTTTATCCACAGTTTTGAAATTAATCCAAGATTAGAGCCGTATTCTTTAAAAACCGTTTGACAGTCCTTGTGTGTCTTTGGAGTGTAAGATTCGTGAAAGTCGTTCGTCTTAAGGCCATAAACCGCAAAAATCTCCTTAATTTAAGGAGATTTTTGCTTTCTGACCGATAGAAGTAGGGGAAAGGGGATCCTGGGTGCGCCCG from Candidatus Parcubacteria bacterium includes:
- the rny gene encoding ribonuclease Y — encoded protein: MAFVLLAVAGVLGIGIGYLLRYLITLSKRGSIELELKQMMLESKEQAEKIIFEAKERALLTEDQSRAEAKEREDKLQKTEERLVKKEELLDNRQLDIDKEVEHIKGKIAEIKEIKDRADALEAGKLTELSKISNLSPEEARAALFEKLEKEYEEDLQVRSQKLELFSAEKLDRRAKEILIASIHRLGNSVATDTMATSVPIPSDDLKGKIIGKEGRNIKAFERATGVEVLIDDTPGMITLSSFDPVRRQIARVALEALVADGRIQPAKIEEVVEKAKADANQTIKEKGEQAAYECGVFNLDPRLVSILGRLHYRTSYGQNVLQHSIEMAHIAGVMAAELGANVAVAKAGSLLHDIGKAVDHEVQGTHVEIGRRILEKFGVSKEIIQAMQAHHEEYPYETVESIIVQVADAISGGRPGARRDSVENYLKRLGDLESIANSFPGVEKTYAIQAGREVRVFVYPDQVSDLEARTLARNIALRIENELKYPGEIKVNVIREARSIEFAR
- a CDS encoding HU family DNA-binding protein, which translates into the protein MNKQSIVEAVHEKLGGTKVQAEMAVDTILDCVTSTLKKGDEVSIAGLGIFSVKTRAARQARNPRTGETLQVKAMRVPKFRPAKALKDAVK
- a CDS encoding serine protease; the encoded protein is MIISPKGVILTNAHAAQYYLLKDYREPGFIDCIVRTGSPATATYRASLLYLSPPWISENKSMITAEKQLGTGENDFALLLITDTTNGSPLPSSFPFVPLASDDADIMDHPTANYLLAGYPAGFLGGSAIVNDLYQISTTGQVKQVYTFHDDTSDLLSFGGSLLAQRGASGGAAISEIGGKIAGIIVTTSEAKETQDRDLHIVTGSHIHRSFRANMGMTLGNFLNGDLSAQLRDFTSYVAPGLTAQLVEVLQK
- a CDS encoding VTT domain-containing protein → MRAQYKEIIGIVILAVFFIVGAILSQRFSGEISRYLDFGIWGMAVYVAAGTLSTVIAPVNTVPLIPIAAALWGPFATALLSILAWWLGSLIAFFIARRYGRPLAARFVNMERVGEYEKILPERYVFWNIAFLRMAVPVDILSYAIGLFTSVGFTTYALATLIGVIPFAFVFAYAAQAPLPLQIGAMVLAAGALYTGYRRVKRLGKSK
- a CDS encoding GNAT family N-acetyltransferase; this encodes MEESQSSPERKGKPALLLRRATEADMEDFMALEKAVTPNEGSRVKTYSGIENLEEARKEIAENEIYLVYKEGRLVGSVAFQMKTTDHAYISGLVTHPDFQGQGIGREALGLVLEKLKNIKKVDLVTHPNNERSLKLYTSFGFKQEGEIMPNYFGDGEPRVRLVLDWVKYPPNASAV